Genomic segment of bacterium:
AAAGTACTAAAGGATTTAAATATCCCTTAAAAATTGTAATTGCCTTGAAAAATGATATAATAACAGTAATAACAAATTATCCTTTAAAGAAAGGAAGGAAAAAATGAAAGTATATTATGATAATAAAGTAGATGCCTTATATATAGAGTTAGGAAATGGGCAGCCTGAAGGAGTTATCGAAATGTCTGAAGGAGTTAATTTAGACACAACTTCCGGGAATAAAATAGTAGGGATAGAAATTCTAAATGCCTCTAAAAAACTAAATTTGAAAACAATTCTTTCCTACACACTTAATTTTGATAAAAATTTAATTATTCAGAAAAAAGTTGCTTAATATTTTACCTGAATTCCAGAAATATTTAATTGGAAATAAGATCGTCCAGGAAAAAAGTGTATCTTTTTATGCTTATTGGGCCAGTAAATTTATAAGTTTTTCAAATAAAACTGATGAACCTGATCTGAAATTAAAGATTCAAAGATTTCTGAATCATATTAAAGAAGATCCAAAAATAACCGGCTGGCAAATTGATCAGGCTAAAAACGCGGTTAATCTATATTTAAATAACTTTTTAAAAGGCAACACCTCCCATTTAAATCCCAATTCAAATGAGCCTGTAAAAATAAATTATGAAATAAATATTATTTTAAACAAAGTCCGGGAAGCTATCAGGATAAAGCACTATTCTTATTCCACGGAACGGACTTATCTGGATTGGATAAAACGATTTTACGAATATGTTGAAAATGTAAAGAAAAAGGATGTTCTTAATCTGGGATTAGAAACAAATGACCTGAAAGATTACCTTGCCTATCTTGCTACATATAAAAATGTATCGTCCTCAACTCAAAATCAGGCTTTCAACGCGATATTATTTCTTTTAAGAGATATTCTTAGAATCGATACCGGCAATATCGGGAAAACGGTCAGGGCTAAACGCGGGCCGAAGCTTCCGGTTGTTTTAACTGTGGATGAAATTAAGGAAATATTCAGGAATGCCCCGGAAGATTATATATTGGTTTTAAAGCTTATATACGGCGCGGGATTACGGCTTATGGAATCAGCCAGGCTGAGAGTAAAGGATATAGATTTTGATAATAAATTGATCTTTGTGCGCGCGGGCAAGGGGGATAAAGACCGTGCTACAATTTTACCCGACGGGATTATTGAACCGCTGAAAAAACAACTGGAAGAAATAAAAAAAATACACAAAAAGGATTTAGAAAAAGGATATGGAGAGGTATTTCTGCCTAACGCCCTGGATAAAAAATATCCGAACGCGTCCCGTGAATTCTGCTGGCAGTATGTTTTTCCCGCTTCCAAACTTTCTGTTGATCCTCGAAGCGGGAAAGTCAAGCGGCACCATATATTTGAGAAAACTATTCAGAACGCGATGAATAACGCGGTAAAAAAATCCAATATTGTTAAACACGCGACTGTGCATACGTTAAGGCATAGCTTTGCTACGCACTTATTGATGAATGGTGTCAATATAAGAGAAATTCAGGAGTGGATGGGCCATAAGAACCTTGAAACGACAATGATATATACCCATGTGATGCGGGACATGTCGAACGCGCCGAGAAGCCCGCTGGATAGTTTATATCTAAAATAATCCTTTACTTATTAATATGACCATGGTAAAATGACTATAGTTAAAAATGGGAGGTGTTCTATGAAAGTTGCGGCGGGTGAATTTAAGGCCAAGTGCCTGAAATTAATGGATAACGTTCATGAAAATCAGAGGGAAATTATAATTACAAAATTTGGGAAACCTATAGCGAAATTGACCCCTGTCGAAAAAGAAGAGGTGAAACCTTTATTTGGTATTTTGAAAGATTCGCTTTTTATAACCGGGGATATTGTAAAATCCACAGGCGAGAAATGGAACGCTGATGATTAATCCAAAGGATATTGTAATTTTAGATACACATGTCTGGATATGGCTGTTAACAGGCGGCAAAAAACTGGAGAACTCCGGGTGCCTGGCGCATATTGAAAACGCGGCAAAATACGGAAATATCAGGGTGTCGGCCATTTCAGTATGGGAAGTGGGTATGCTTGAAGCTAAAGGGAGAATTAAATTTCCTGTCGAATGTATAGACTGGATTAATAAAGCGTTAAGTGTTCCCGGTGTGTCTTTAGTTCCTCTTACTCCTGAAATTGCCGTTGAAAGCAGCCAATTGCCCGATAAGTTTCATGGTGACCCTGCCGACCGGATAATTGTCGCCTCGGCGAGAAAATTAGGAGCAACGCTGATTACCCATGATAAAGAAATTATTTCATATGGCAGGAAAATGTTTGTAAAAGTTATTCCGGTTTAAAGACAACATGCCGATATATTTTATTAATGAAAATGATATAACCGGGGACATTGTCAGGATTTCCGGCGGCAATTTCCATCATCTATCCAATGTCCTGCGCCGCGAAGCCGGAGACGAAATATTTGTTTCCGACACAAAAGAAAAATACAGGCTGAGAATAACGTCTGTTTCAAAAAAACATCTTGAAGCGAAAATTATTAACAGGGAAAAGATACAATCCGGCAGGGAAATAACTTTAACCCAATGCCTGCCTAAAAAAAACAAGATGGACACCGTTGCGCGGGCGAATGTTGAATTGGGTGTCAGGAATATAATTCCCGTCATAAGCGAAAGAAGTGTTCCCCGGCTGGATGACGCGAGGGAGCAGAAACTTTTATCACGGTGGAGAAAGGTATCAATTGAGCAGGCCCAGCAGTCGGGAATACCTGTTTTGCCAAATGTTTCCGGGGTCCAAAAATTTGAGGAGGCCGTCCAAAATTTAAAAGGATTTGATTTGGTCATTATCCCCTGGGAAGAAGAAAAATCGAAGAAAATAAAGGATGTTTTAAAAAATTGCAAAAATGTTCAAAAAATTGCTATAATAATTGGACCGGAAGGCGGATTGACGGCTGAAGAGGTTAATTTTGCTGAAAAAACAGGCGCGATTCGTGTAAGTTTGGGCGGGACTATTTTCCGCACAGAAATAGCAGGGTTGATCGCAGTGTCTATTATTAAGTATCAATTTGACTGGCTGTAAAATGCCGTAAATCGTAAAAAGTAAAACGTGAAAAGTAAAATATTAGAAATCGTATTTGCTTTTTACATTTAACGATTCACGTTTTACGGTATACGGAGGAACATATGGACTGTTTGTTCTGCAAAATCGTCGAAAAGAAGATAAAAAGCGATATTTTATACGAAGATAAAGAGTGTATAGCGTTCAGCGACATTAATCCGCAGGCCCCCGTGCATTTTCTTGTTATTCCCAAAAAACATATTCCTACAACCCTGGCTGTCAGGGAAGAGGATAAAAATCTTGTGGGCCACATGGTCATGGTCGCGGCTAAGATAGCCGGGGACAAGAAGATTGACATCAGCGGTTTCAGGCTGGTTTTAAACTGCAACCCGGACAGCGGGCAGGTCATTTATCATATCCATATGCATGTTTTGGGCGGCAGAAAAATGGGCTGGCCCCCGGGTTGATTTTTTTGTTTTTATATTTGAATTTAAAATAAAGCTATGTTATAATATGCCATCATTTTTTTATAGCGGGGAGGTGGACTAAGAAAGTATGCTTGGAGTTAAGATAAAAGACAATGAA
This window contains:
- a CDS encoding DUF2283 domain-containing protein, with product MKVYYDNKVDALYIELGNGQPEGVIEMSEGVNLDTTSGNKIVGIEILNASKKLNLKTILSYTLNFDKNLIIQKKVA
- a CDS encoding integron integrase, whose product is MLNILPEFQKYLIGNKIVQEKSVSFYAYWASKFISFSNKTDEPDLKLKIQRFLNHIKEDPKITGWQIDQAKNAVNLYLNNFLKGNTSHLNPNSNEPVKINYEINIILNKVREAIRIKHYSYSTERTYLDWIKRFYEYVENVKKKDVLNLGLETNDLKDYLAYLATYKNVSSSTQNQAFNAILFLLRDILRIDTGNIGKTVRAKRGPKLPVVLTVDEIKEIFRNAPEDYILVLKLIYGAGLRLMESARLRVKDIDFDNKLIFVRAGKGDKDRATILPDGIIEPLKKQLEEIKKIHKKDLEKGYGEVFLPNALDKKYPNASREFCWQYVFPASKLSVDPRSGKVKRHHIFEKTIQNAMNNAVKKSNIVKHATVHTLRHSFATHLLMNGVNIREIQEWMGHKNLETTMIYTHVMRDMSNAPRSPLDSLYLK
- a CDS encoding type II toxin-antitoxin system prevent-host-death family antitoxin, with amino-acid sequence MKVAAGEFKAKCLKLMDNVHENQREIIITKFGKPIAKLTPVEKEEVKPLFGILKDSLFITGDIVKSTGEKWNADD
- a CDS encoding type II toxin-antitoxin system VapC family toxin — translated: MINPKDIVILDTHVWIWLLTGGKKLENSGCLAHIENAAKYGNIRVSAISVWEVGMLEAKGRIKFPVECIDWINKALSVPGVSLVPLTPEIAVESSQLPDKFHGDPADRIIVASARKLGATLITHDKEIISYGRKMFVKVIPV
- a CDS encoding RsmE family RNA methyltransferase: MPIYFINENDITGDIVRISGGNFHHLSNVLRREAGDEIFVSDTKEKYRLRITSVSKKHLEAKIINREKIQSGREITLTQCLPKKNKMDTVARANVELGVRNIIPVISERSVPRLDDAREQKLLSRWRKVSIEQAQQSGIPVLPNVSGVQKFEEAVQNLKGFDLVIIPWEEEKSKKIKDVLKNCKNVQKIAIIIGPEGGLTAEEVNFAEKTGAIRVSLGGTIFRTEIAGLIAVSIIKYQFDWL
- a CDS encoding histidine triad nucleotide-binding protein, producing the protein MDCLFCKIVEKKIKSDILYEDKECIAFSDINPQAPVHFLVIPKKHIPTTLAVREEDKNLVGHMVMVAAKIAGDKKIDISGFRLVLNCNPDSGQVIYHIHMHVLGGRKMGWPPG